The window GATGACGCCGTTTGCCTTCCCGGAGAGTTCGTAGAGGTACGGCAGGCGGGTGAGGTCGTCGCTCATCAGCGCGACGTCGGCCGTCTCGAGCGCGGTGTCGGTTCCCGCGGCACCCATCGCGATGCCGACGGAGGCGGTCGCCAGCGCGGGCGCGTCGTTGATGCCGTCGCCGACCATGGCGACGCCTCCTCCGTCCGCACTCCCGTTTGCATCCGTGCCCTCGCTCTCGCCTTCCAGCCGGTCGATCCACTCGAGTTTCTCGTCGGGCAGCAGTTCCGCGTGGTACTCGTCGATCCCCACCTGTTCGGCGATCGCACGGGCCGTCCCCTCGTTGTCACCGGTGAGCATCACGACGCGGACCCCCTGCTCTTGCAGCCGCGAGACCGCCCACTCGGCTTCCGGACGGACCCGGTCCGCGACCGCGATCACGCCGACGGGCCCGTCCTCGGTGCCGACGATCACGACGGTCTTCCCCTCGGACTCGAGTTCGGGGACGAGGTCGGTGAGCACGTCGAGACAGCCCGGTCGGTCGCACTGCGAGTCGCTGTCGTACCCCTCCGACGCGAGGTCGACACCGCCGTCGGTCGTCGCGTGGACGTGCTCGAGGTCGGCGAGCCCCTCGAACAGGTCCGGCTTGCCGACGTAGAGCGTTTCGCCGTCGATCTCGGCCCGCACGCCCTTGCCGGTCAGGGCCTCGAACTCGGCGACGTCGGGGTCGTCGGGATCGATCCCCCGCTCCTCGGCGTAGCCGACGATCGACTGGGCGATGGGGTGTTCGCTGCGGCGTTCGGCGGCGCTCGCCCGGCGGAGGACGTCCGCCTCGTCGGCCCCCTCGAGCGGGATCACGTCGGTCACTGAGAGGTCGCCCTCTGTCAGCGTTCCCGTCTTGTCCACCGCGAGAACGTCGCTCTCGTCGACGGCCTCGAGATGACGGCCGCCTTTGATGAGGACGCCGTTACGGGCGGCACTCGTGACACCCGAGACGACGCTGACCGGCGTCGAGATGACGAACGCGCACGGACAGGCGATGACGAGCAGCGTCAGTCCGCGGAGGAACCAGGTGTTCCAGGACGCCCCGACCAGCAGCGGCGGGAGCGCTGCCACTGCGAGCGCGAGAACCACGACGATCGGCGTGTAGACGCTCGCGAACCGGTCGACGAACTGCTCGCGCTCGGTCTTCTCGCGCTCGGCGTCCTCGACCATCCGGACGATCCGCGAAAGCGTCGAGTCGGCGGCGGCGCGTTCGACCTCGACCTCGAGGTAGCCCGACTCGGCGATCGTCCCGGCGTAGACCTCGTCGCCCGTGGACTTGTCCTCGGGGACGCTCTCGCCGGTGATCGGCGACTGGTCGACCGCGCTTTCCCCCTCGCGGACGACGCCGTCCGCGGGGATCTTCTCGCCGGGGCGAACGACGACCACGTCGCCGACCGCGAGGTCGTCCGCCGGGATCGTCTCCTCGCCGTCCCCGGTCTTGACGGTCGCGACGTCGGGCGAGAGGTCCATCAGTTCCCGCAGCGAGTCCCGGGCCCGATCCATCGAGAACTGCTCGAGCAACTCGGCGATCGAGAACAGCACGGCCAGCATCGCCCCCTCGAAGGGGTGGTGGGCCGCGACCGAGGCGACGATGCCGACGCTCATCAGGAAGTCGATGTCGAGGCTCCGGTTGCGCGCCGAGTAGTAGCCGTTGCGCAGAATCGGCGCGCCGCCGACCGCCGCCGCGAGGATGAAAAGCAGGTGCGAGAGTTCGTACGTCCGGCCGGCCACCGTACCCACTGCGGGGTCGAGTCCGGGGAGGACGAACTCGAGGGCCATTCCCGCGGCGACGAGGACGGCCGCGATCCCGGTGCCGACGGCGCGTCGGCTCCGCCAGACGGCGCGTTCCTCCGAGAGCGGATCCGTGCCGTCCGACAGCGGGGTCGCGTCGTATCCCGCGCCTTCGACGGCCTCGACGATCTCGTCCGGCCCGGTCCCCTCGTCGACAGTCACGGTTACGCGCCCCGAGGCCGGTCGCGTCTCGATCCGGTCGACGCCGTCGACGTCCTCGAGCGCGTTCTCGACCTTCCCCGCACAGGAGGGACAGTCCATCTCGGGGACCGACAGGGCGAGTTCGGCGTCCTCGTCCTCGATCGTGTAGCCGGCGGCCCGGACGCGTTCGCGGATTTCCTCGGGCTCGGTGACGGTCGGATCGTAGTCGACGATTAGCTGGCCGCTGGTCACCCGCGGATCGATCCCGTCGATCCCCTGGAGAGTCTCGACGCTGTTCGTCACTTTGCCCGCACAGGACGGGCAGTCCATCTCCGGAACGCGCAACTCGAGGCGACGCGTCGCGCTCGAGTCGGGCGCGGAACCGGATGGGGTCGAGGTGGAAGACGACTCGGTCATCACGTCGTTGTAGTCACGGAACGGATAAACAGGTTATTTGGCGTGCGCCAACTCGGGGGTCGGCGCGGGACGAGACGGCCGCTACAGTCGAGTCGTGATTTCTTCGAGCACGTCGTCGGTCTCGGCGTCGGCCGCGGCGAACGCCGTCGCGAGTTCGGCTTCCGCCCGGCGAAGCCGGTAGGACAGCGTCGATCGCGGAATCCCGAGCCGATCGGCGAGGTCCGAGAGGTCGATCCGGCGTGGCGTCTCGTAGTAGCCGTGTTCGACGGCAGCACGCAGCGCCTCGCGCTGTTCGTTGGGGAGCGATCGGTCCGCGTCGGGATCGAGCGGGGTCCGCTCGGGATCGAGTTCGGTCAGTCGTAGCATCTCGATCCCGGTACAGCCGCCGACCTCGTCGCCCAGCGCGTCGAAGAACTCGTGGACCGGCGCGGTGTCGTCGAGGACGATCCGCCAGCGATACCGTCGGCCCTCGCGGTAGGTCTCGAACAACAGCCCATCGCCCAGGTGCTCGAGGGCGACGTGGGGCACCGACGTACAGACGTCGGTCCGCTCCCAGTAGGTGTAGACGACGAGTTCGTCGCTCGAGCGGTCCAGCTCCTGCACGTCGCAGCTAGTTCCGCAGCCGTCGTTGACCAGACAGTCGGCGAAGTAGTCGTCGTTCCCGTACGCGCGCTCGAGGGCCTCGAGCCCTTCCGCCGTCCCCTCGGCGTGGTCGACGCGCCAGAGGCTGTCGGCGCTGGCGTGACACGAGAGCGATCGGATCGACGTCTCGGGATGGTCCGCGAGCACGTCGGCGACCGGGTTCGTGCCCGATTCGTACTCGAGGGCGAAGACGAACTCTCTCATTACCTAGGTGAAGGGGCTCACGCGGCAAATGACTTCCCGATGGGCACCGTAGAAGTATCGATGACTGTTCCGGTACAGACGGCGGCCGCGGGATCACGTCTCCGGGATTTTTGGACCTTCTACCGGGCATATACGGAGACAACGATCCACACCGCCACGATGGCAGCCCTGACTATCTTCGGGCTGTTGATCTTCGTCGACCCGTTGTTCACGGTGCTCGCGATCGGTAGCTACGTCCTGCCGCCCATCGGGCTGTACGTCGGTAAAAGGGGGCGAGGTGGCCCATCGATCCGCGACTCCAGGGACGTCGAATCGGGGCCTGCTGATCCGTTGGGCGGTCGCACGGAACGAAAGCGGCGGGACGATCGTTCGATCGACGATCCGGTCGGTGACGGGACGCATCCGGAGGTGAGTACTGACGCAAGCCTCGGTGACGATAGCGACGGGGCCGATCCTGATTCGGATACCGACATCGACTCCGACTCCGACACCGATTCGGACACCGATTCCGACGACGGAGATACCGA of the Halobiforma lacisalsi AJ5 genome contains:
- a CDS encoding heavy metal translocating P-type ATPase: MTESSSTSTPSGSAPDSSATRRLELRVPEMDCPSCAGKVTNSVETLQGIDGIDPRVTSGQLIVDYDPTVTEPEEIRERVRAAGYTIEDEDAELALSVPEMDCPSCAGKVENALEDVDGVDRIETRPASGRVTVTVDEGTGPDEIVEAVEGAGYDATPLSDGTDPLSEERAVWRSRRAVGTGIAAVLVAAGMALEFVLPGLDPAVGTVAGRTYELSHLLFILAAAVGGAPILRNGYYSARNRSLDIDFLMSVGIVASVAAHHPFEGAMLAVLFSIAELLEQFSMDRARDSLRELMDLSPDVATVKTGDGEETIPADDLAVGDVVVVRPGEKIPADGVVREGESAVDQSPITGESVPEDKSTGDEVYAGTIAESGYLEVEVERAAADSTLSRIVRMVEDAEREKTEREQFVDRFASVYTPIVVVLALAVAALPPLLVGASWNTWFLRGLTLLVIACPCAFVISTPVSVVSGVTSAARNGVLIKGGRHLEAVDESDVLAVDKTGTLTEGDLSVTDVIPLEGADEADVLRRASAAERRSEHPIAQSIVGYAEERGIDPDDPDVAEFEALTGKGVRAEIDGETLYVGKPDLFEGLADLEHVHATTDGGVDLASEGYDSDSQCDRPGCLDVLTDLVPELESEGKTVVIVGTEDGPVGVIAVADRVRPEAEWAVSRLQEQGVRVVMLTGDNEGTARAIAEQVGIDEYHAELLPDEKLEWIDRLEGESEGTDANGSADGGGVAMVGDGINDAPALATASVGIAMGAAGTDTALETADVALMSDDLTRLPYLYELSGKANGVIRQNIWASLAVKAVLAAGAPFGIVTVIHAVVIGDMGMSLGVTSNAMRLAGVEPETPTGLEDGDDAR
- a CDS encoding helix-turn-helix domain-containing protein, which gives rise to MREFVFALEYESGTNPVADVLADHPETSIRSLSCHASADSLWRVDHAEGTAEGLEALERAYGNDDYFADCLVNDGCGTSCDVQELDRSSDELVVYTYWERTDVCTSVPHVALEHLGDGLLFETYREGRRYRWRIVLDDTAPVHEFFDALGDEVGGCTGIEMLRLTELDPERTPLDPDADRSLPNEQREALRAAVEHGYYETPRRIDLSDLADRLGIPRSTLSYRLRRAEAELATAFAAADAETDDVLEEITTRL